A genome region from Magnolia sinica isolate HGM2019 chromosome 8, MsV1, whole genome shotgun sequence includes the following:
- the LOC131252782 gene encoding 7-deoxyloganetin glucosyltransferase-like: MGSVGAEKPHAVCIPYPAQGHINPMLKLAKLLHFRGFHITFVNTEYNHKRLLRSRGHGSLDGLTDFHFKTIPDGLPPSDSDTTQDIPALCDSTSKHCLAPFRHLLTSLNQTDGVPPVTCIVSDGVMSFSLQAAEELHIPEVLFWTTSACGFLCYRYYCELIKRGLTPLKDESYLTNGFLDTQIDWVPGMKDIRLRDFPSFIRTTDPDDIVLNFVDREARRVSKASALILNTFDEMEHDVLDAIKSKIPNTYTIGPLSILCDQLPESPLKSIGSNLWKEEMGCLEWLDSKEPGSVVYVNYGSITVMTAHQMKEFAWGLANSNHPFLWVIRPDLVAGESAMLPQEFMEMTHERGLLASWCPQEKVLKHPSIGGFLTHCGWNSMLESVGGGVPVLCWPFFAEQQTNCRYACTEWGIGMEIDNNVKRDEVEELVRELMEREKGKEMKKKVMELKESAENATKKGGSSYVNLDKLVNDVLRAVV, translated from the exons ATGGGATCAGTGGGTGCTGAAAAGCCTCACGCCGTTTGCATTCCATACCCAGCACAAGGCCATATCAATCCCATGCTAAAACTAGCTAAGCTCCTCCATTTTAGAGGCTTCCATATCACCTTTGTCAACACCGAATACAATCACAAACGCCTACTAAGGTCTAGAGGCCACGGTTCTCTCGACGGCTTGACCGATTTCCACTTCAAAACCATACCCGACGGCCTCCCACCATCCGATTCTGATACCACACAAGATATCCCAGCCCTCTGCGACTCGACTAGCAAGCACTGCTTAGCCCCATTTCGTCATCTCCTAACAAGTCTCAACCAAACCGACGGTGTACCTCCTGTAACTTGCATAGTCTCCGATGGGGTTATGAGCTTCAGTCTACAAGCCGCTGAAGAGCTTCACATTCCCGAGGTTCTCTTCTGGACGACAAGCGCCTGCGGTTTCTTGTGTTATCGCTATTATTGCGAACTCATCAAAAGAGGCCTTACTCCATTAAAAG aTGAGAGTTACTTAACGAATGGATTTCTCGACACCCAGATCGACTGGGTACCGGGTATGAAGGATATTCGTCTCAGAGATTTCCCAAGCTTCATTCGAACAACGGATCCCGACGATATCGTTCTCAACTTTGTGGACAGAGAAGCTCGTAGGGTTTCTAAAGCATCAGCACTCATTCTAAATACATTCGATGAGATGGAACATGACGTTCTAGATGCTATTAAATCCAAGATTCCTAATACTTACACCATAGGTCCCCTATCCATTTTATGTGATCAGTTGCCGGAGAGCCCGTTGAAGTCGATAGGATCGAATTTGTGGAAGGAGGAGATGGGTTGTCTTGAATGGTTAGATTCAAAAGAGCCTGGATCGGTTGTTTATGTAAATTACGGTAGCATCACTGTAATGACGGCCCACCAGATGAAAGAGTTCGCATGGGGGCTAGCGAATAGCAACCATCCATTCTTATGGGTCATCCGGCCGGATCTTGTAGCGGGCGAGTCGGCAATGCTGCCACAGGAGTTTATGGAGATGACCCACGAAAGAGGACTGCTCGCAAGCTGGTGTCCGCAGGAGAAAGTGCTGAAACACCCTTCGATTGGAGGGTTCCTAACTCATTGCGGGTGGAATTCGATGCTGGAGAGTGTAGGTGGTGGAGTGCCGGTTTTATGCTGGCCGTTCTTCGCTGAGCAACAGACGAATTGCCGGTATGCATGCACTGAGTGGGGGATTGGAATGGAAATAGACAACAATGTGAAAAGGGATGAAGTGGAAGAGCTGGTTAGGGAATTGatggaaagagagaaagggaaggagatgaagaaaaaggtAATGGAGTTGAAGGAGAGTGCTGAGAATGCTACCAAGAAAGGAGGATCTTCTTACGTCAATTTGGACAAATTAGTCAATGACGTGCTTCGCGCTGTTGTTTGA